Genomic window (Xylanimonas protaetiae):
GCCGCCGCGCGGTGGACGACGGCACCGCCCGCCCGGCCTGCCGAGGTGACCGGGTGAGAGCGCCGGCTCCTCCGCGGCGGGGACGCCGTAGGCCGCAGGTCCCATGACGTACGCCGAAGGCCGCCGGCCGGCCGCCGCCACACCCCCGGGAGTGCCGAACCCCGGCAGCGTCCCCCGCCTCGTCTGGTGGACGGCCGCGGCGGTGATCGCCGTGCTCTTCGTCGCGCTCCTGCTCGGCGCCGTGCACACGGTGCCGGGTCAGCGCCTCGACGAACACCTGCTCGGGCGGGCCCAGCGCGGTCTCTGGCCCCCGCACCTGCGGAAGGTCATCCCTGTCGGGCTCGGCAGCGTGAACATCGTGCTTGCCGCCCGAGCCGTCCGCCGTCGCGGCATACGGCGGGTCGCCGTGGCGACGGTCGTGGTGGGCGCCTCCACGGCCGCCTCCATCGCGCTCCAACACTGGCTCCGGCGCCCTGCGCTGGGCGTACCCGGGTACGCCCACAACACGCTGCCGTCGGACCACGTGACGGTTGCGGCCGCGCTCACCGTCGCGGCCGTCGTCCTCTGGGAGCGCCGACGGTGGGTCGAGGCGTCCGCGCTGGGTTGCGTCCTGATCGCGTCCGCGTGCGTGTCCTCGGTCCACGGGTTCGCGCACCGACCGAGCGACGTCGTCGCGTCGGTGCTGCTCGTCGGCGTCGTGACGTGCGGATGTCTCGCGGCCGTGGCCCCGCGCGGTCGCCGTCGTCAGCGCGCGCGGCGGTAGAGCTCCTCGTACCGATCCACCACACGTCGCAGCGAGAACGTCTCGGCCCGCGCGAGGCCGGCGGCGGCGAGCTCGTCGCGCCGCGCGACGTCGCCGAGCAGCTGCGCGAGCGCGGCCCCGATATCCTCGAGCGGCGCCAGCACGGCCGCCCGGCCGCCGTCGGACACGTAGCGGGCCCCGGGGTTGGGCGTCGCGACGACGGGCACCCCGCTCGCCATCGCCTCGACGTACGGGATGCCGAAACCCTCGTAGTCGCTCGGCAGGCAGAACACCCACGCCTTCTGGAACGCCGCCGTGAGCTCGGCGTGGGAGACCGCACCGAGCACGCGGACGCCCGGCCCGGCGTCGGCCGGCGCGTCGCGCGAGACCATCCAGAGCTCGGCGTCGGGGTGCTGGGGCAGCACCGTCTCCTGGAACTGCCGGGCGAGGACCTCGCCGCGCTTGCGCCCCGACCAGGTCCCGACGAAGAGCACGACCGGGTGGGCGGAGCGTGCCGCTGCCGAGGGGTGGAAGCGCCCGACGTCGACGCCGTTGGGGACGACCTCCCGGACCCAGGGGTACCAGCGGAGCGTGTCCGGAGAGACGGCGACGGTCCGGTCCGCCACGACGCTCGCCAGCACCTCCGACAGGCCGAGCGCCACCATGCGGGCCTTCTCCTTGACACCCCGGATCGTGCGCGCCTCCTCGAAGCACGATCCGTGCAGCGTCCGGACGTGCGACGGGACGCGGCGGCGCCACATCCAGTAGTCGTCGCCGTGCGCGTGGATGACGTCATACCCGGACAGGTCGAGGCGGCGCAGGGCCAGGGCGAAGCGGAAGGTGCGGAGCGATCCCGTCATCCGTACGTGGTGGTGCTGGTACGCGGCACCGTCCACGGCCGGACAGTCGCTGAACACGGTCACGTCGTGGCCTCGCCGCGTGAGCTCCGTGGCGAGCTCGTGGACCTGGTAGCCGATGCCCATCTTGCTGGTGCTCGGCAGGTAGTACGAGATCATCGCGATCCGAAGGGGCGCGCTCACCGCAGGCCGTCCCGCAGCGCCTCGAGCCACGCCCGGCCATAACGCAGGTCGGGTTCGAGGTGGTTGCCCTCGGCCCACTCGTTCCAGGACTTGACCCACAGCAGCCGCTCGTCCATGGGACGGTGCGCGACCGAGGCGACGGCCTGGCGCACGTTGGTAGCGAACCTCTCCGGCGTCGCGCCGTGCAGGACGACGCCACCCCGGCCGGAGCGCGGGGTGTTGTCCCAGTTCGGGTAGACGCACGGCTGGACCAGGTCGCCGACCCGGTTCTGGGCCGTCCAGTCGACGCTGTACGGGTGGATCTCCGGGCCCCCGGCGATCTTGCGGAAGGCGCGCATGCGGAACATGTCGGTCCGTGACGTCCCGGCGGGCATCCGCATGTAGACGCCGGCGTCGAAGCCGTCCTCCTTCACCGCGTCATAGCGCACCCCGGCGCCGCGCAGGTCGCTCATCTCGGCGACCAGGTAGAGGCCCTCCAGACCGGCCTTGCGCGCGAGGTCCTGCCACAGATCGACGAACATCGCCGCGTCCGGAAGCTCCTCCGGCCGGAAGACGTAGAAGACCGGCCGCCCGCCGACGCGTAGATACCGGTCGTCACGGAACGCCGGGAGCACTGCCTCGAAGTGGGCGACGTAGTCGTCGGCGCCGGGATAGGACTGGCGCATCAGCACCCGGTCGGCATCGCCGTGCCAGATGCCGCTCCAGGTCTGGTTCGCCCAGGCCAGGCAGAACGAGATCCCCGGCGCGCCGCTCGCCAGGACCTCGGCGAACGGCCGCTCCAGGATCCGCCGGCCGTGGCCGAACCAGTAGTGCCAGTAAGCGAACGCCTCGACGCCATACTCTTGCGCCAGCTCCGCCTGTGCCGCACGAGACTCGGGCAGGCGCAGGTCGTAGAAGCCCAGCTCGCCCGGCAGCGTGGGTTGCTGGTGCCCCGGGTAGAGACGCCGGGCACGCGCGGTGTTGGTCCACTCCGTGAACCCCGCGCCCCACCACTCGTCGTTCTCCGGGATCGGGTGGAACTGCGGCAGGTAGAAGGCGACGGCTCGCGCCGAGAACGTCATGCGGGCCACCCGACCCGGCGCCGATCCTGCACGGCCTGGTCCCGCACCATGCCCGGCAGACCTCCCGGCGTCGACCCGCGGTCGGAGGACGCAACGGTGCACCCCGCCCGCGGGTAGTACGACCTCAGGTTCTCGGCGGAACGGCTGGCGTCGCCAGCGAGCACAGAGACGCCCAGTCTCACGTCGTCCCCTTCCCGTGGTCACGCGCTCTCGACGGAGCCCAGATCGGAGGCGGTCGGCACACGTGCAGGCTACCCGCGGGGTGCTGCCCCCTCGGGGCAGCACCTGGGTGAACCGTCCAGTTCACCCGTGTGGACCGTCTCCGTGGTCGCCCACGGGCGCGTCCGCGCGGCGTCAGATGACGTCGGCGAACTGGCGCTCCCAGGACTGGAAGAACACGGTGCCGGCGAGGAACACCACCAACGCGGCGACGCCGAGCCCGGCGAGCTGCCACCACGGGGGCTGCGCCGTGCCGAGCAACGACCACCGGAACGCGCCGAGCATCCACGTCAGCGGGTTGGCCTCGAACAGCCCCCGCAGGTGGGCGGGCACCGCGGTGATCGCGAAGGCCACCGGGGAGGCCCACATGAGGATCTGGGTGAGCCAGGGCAGGACGTACTGGACGTCCCGGTACTTGACCTGCAGCGCCGCGCACGCGATCCCGACACCACCGGCCAGCAGCACCGTGGCCGCGACCCAGACCGGGACGAGCAGCACGGGCCATCCCGGGTTGATGCCGTAGACGAACAGCAGCACGACGCCGAGCGCGAGCGCCACGACGAAGTCGAGCAGCACCGAGGCCACCGTCGCCATCGGGACGACCATCCGGGGGAAGAAGACCTTCGAGATCAGCCCTCCGTTGGCGACCATCGAAGGAGCGACCCTGCCCAGCACGTTGGCGAACAGGTTCCAGCCGAGCATGCCCATGTAGGAGAAGATGAAGTACGGCACGCCGCCGCTGTCGAGCTGAGCCACCGAGCCGAAGACGATCGAGATGATGCCCGCACCGGCGAGCGGCTGCAGGATCACCCACGCGACGCCGACGACCGTCTGACGGTAGCGCAGGACGATGTCACGCTGCGCGAACCTGTAGGCGACCTCCCGCGCCTCCCAGAGCTCGCGCCAGCGAGGCAGCGCAAGACGGCCTGGCGGCACGATCACGATCGCCGGGACGGGTCTGTTCGCGGGGACGGCCTGGGCCCGCGGAGTGTCGATGTCCACCATCAAGGACGCCTCTCGGTCCGGCTGTCGTAGCTGAAGTCTGCGAAGACGAGGCCTCGCGTCAGTGCTTCCTCGCCCGCGAGCTCGGGGTACGGCGAGGTGGGCAGCACCTCGAACTGCGCGGCGCCCTCCCACGCGTCGAGGATTCCCGTCTTGCACACGAAAACGTCGACCGTGTACTTGCCGGGCTTGAGCCACAGGCTGCGGATCGTGAGGTCGATCTCCTGCGGCGCCGCGGGGTCGAGCCAGACGCCGACGTTCCGGGAGTCGCACTGCGCGACGACGACGCCGTTCTCGTCGTTGACGTGGCACGAGACGAAGTACTGCCCGAGGAGCTCAGGATTGTCGCCGACCCGGATCTCGATCACCTTGTCGGCTGCAGGCTCGAACGCGTCCTCCGAGACCCGGACCTCGGTGGCGCGCAGCTCGCCGTTCCCGGGGCGCCGGGCGGGGTCGGCGTTGCGCGCGGCGAACGAGGCGAAGCTCTTGCGGTAGCGTTCCAGCGCGCCCTCGACCGTCCCGTAGTAGCCGATGCGCCCGTGCTCGAGATAGATCGCCGACGTGCACAGCGCCGTGACGGTCTGCATCTGGTGGCTGACGTACAGCACCGTGCGCCCGTCCTTGGCCACGTCACGCATCTTGGCGAGCGACTTGGCCTGGAACTCGGCGTCGCCGACCGCGAGCACCTCGTCGATCGCGAGGATCTCGGTCTCTAGGTGCGCCGCCACAGCGAACGCCAGGCGGACGTACATGCCCGAGGAGTACCGCTTCACGGGCGTGTCGAGGAACTTCTCGACACCGGAGAAGTCGACGATGCTGTCGAACTGCCGCCGGATCTCCTTGCGGCGCATCCCGAGCAGGGAGCCGGACAGGAAGATGTTCTCGCGGCCCGTCAGCTCGCCGTGGAAGCCCGTCCCGACCTCGAGGAGGCTGCCGATGCGACCGTGCAGCTCGACGCGCCCCTTGCTCGGCGCCGTGACCCGGGTCAGGAGCTTGAGCAGCGTGGACTTGCCGGCGCCGTTGCGCCCGACGATCCCCACCGCCTCCCCCCACGGCACCTCGAACGAGACGTCGTCGAGCGCCAGGAACTCCTCGTACTCGGCACGCCGGAACGGGTGCTTCGCCCGCTCGATCACCGCCTCGGTGATGGTGCTGGGGCGGTAGCCCTTGTGACCGACCCGGTACGACTTGCCCAGGCCGCTCACGCGGATCGCGGCCTCGCGCCCGGGCACTCGGCCCGGCGCGCCCACGGTCGACGCCTGCGGGTTCAGGGTGTTGGTCACGCAGTCATTATGGGGAACATGCCCCGCCGTTCAGGTACGCGCAGGAGACTTCACCCGATGGCTCACCCCGGCTCGAGCGGCGCCGGAGACGAGGGATCGCAACCGCAGGGCAAGCCGAATTCAGCCGGCCGCGAGCCTGATTCACCCGGATCAGTCGTCTGCGGCCGCCTACGCTGCCTGCCATGGCAGTTCCCGCCGTCCACGTGATCACGCCGGGCGACCACTTCTCGCCGTCGACTGGCAGCGCGGTGCCCACTGTCGTCCACGGCCTGGCAAGCGCTACCCCGCTCGGGGCTCCGCGTACCCGAGTCGCGGTGGCGCGCGGGACGTACGAGGACCGATACCCGTCCGCAGACGTGCTGGAGTACGACCAGGTGCGCCTACGCCGCCTGGACCGCCACACCGACGCGGCAGCAGCGCGGCTGGGCCTGTCCCGGCGGGGCGCTCGGCGCGTGCTCGCCGCCACCTTGACCGGTCAGGAGACCTGGCCGGCGTCGGTGGTCATAGGTCACAACATGCCCCAGCTCGTTCCCCTGGTTGACACCGCGCGTCACGCACCTGTGCTGTACGTCCACAACGAGCTGCTTCGGACCTACTCGACGCGAGAGGCCGCAAGAGTCCTCGACCCGGCCGGTGCCATCGTCTGCGTGAGCCGGTACATCGCCGAGCGAACAGCGAGCCGGCTTCCCGTTCGCCTCAGGGATCGAGTCACCGTGGTCGGCAACGGCGTGGACGCGACGCTCTTCAGGCCCGATGAACGAGTCGCAGACGAGACCGTCGAGGTCGTCTTCGTGGGCAGGATGCTCCGGGAGAAGGCTCCGGACGTCCTGATCGACGCCCTCGTGCGGCTCAATCGCCCGGACATCCACGTCACGCTCGTCGGGACCGTCAACTTCGCGCCCGACGCACCTCTGTCCGAGTACGAGCGAGAGCTTCGCCGCGCAGCCGCGCCGCTCGGGGACAGGGTCACCTGGCTTCCCTTCAAGGCACGCGCCGACGTCGCCGAGATCCTTCGCTCCGCGGATGTCGCCGTGGTCCCCTCGCGCTGGCCCGACCCGTGCCCCCTCACAGTGCTCGAGGGCATGGCGTCCGGCGCCGCGATGGTCGCGGCACGCTCTGGCGGAATCCCCGACATCGTCGCCGACGCAGGCATCCTCGTCTCACCTGGGGATGCGGACGCGCTCGCACAGGCGCTTGACGCACTTGCCACGGACCGAGGGCTTCTGGCACGGCAGCGGTCAGCCGCGCGGGTTCATGCCGTTGCACACGACTGGGCCTGGGCGCGAAGCACCCTCGACCGCGAGCTCGGGCGACTCGGTATCGACGTCGCACCGCCCGCACTGGCTCAGGATGAGTGATAGGCCCCGACATACCGGCCGCGAACCAGACGGATGGCGTTTCGCTTCACATCGAAGGGGAAGAAGCGCCAGTTCGGGGCGGTCCATCGGGTGATGACCGCCCGCATGGCGCGTGCGCGCTCCGCGAGAGGTATCGGTGCGGCCGCGACCTCGGCGAAGATGCGGTAGTTGAGGTACCACTGCGGAAACGCCACCGGCCGAGAGTGTGCAGGATTGAAGACCCTTACCTGCTGCACCGGGTCACCGCCCTGGAGCTTGTTCATCTGTGCGTCGTGGCGACGCGACATGTACGACTGTTGAGGAACCTCGACCCAGGGCGCCCGCAACGCCATCTTCGTGCCGAGCGCGATGTCCTGGCCGTAGAACATGCCAAGTCCACCCATATCGCGCAGCTCCGCCGTCCGGATCACACCGCCGAACCCGATAGCCTGCCACACCCTCCTCGCGAGGAAGAGGTCAAGGCGGCGTGCTGGCGCCAACGTCAAGAAGTCCAGACCCCAGTCGTCCATCTCGCCCACCGTCTCACCCCGTGCGTCGATCAACTGCACCCGGGAGAAGGCAACCGTCGCGTCTGGATGGGCAAGGAGCGCGTCACGACAAGCGGCAAGATGACCGGGGCGTACGACATCGTCTGAGGCGTTCCACATGAAGAGCGGAGCACGCGCCTGGGCGAGGAGACGGTTGTAGTTCCACGGGAGTCCGCGGTTGACATCGCTGCGCAGGAACCGGAACCTCGGGTCGGAGGCCACGAACGACTCAGCGATCTGGGCAGAACCATCCGTCGAAGCATTGTCGCCAATGAGAACCTCGACATCCCTCAGGTCTTGGTCGCGCAACGCTTCGAGAGCCTGCGCGAGATACCGCTCGCCGTTGTAGACGGGAACGCCAACCGTCACTACGGGGGTCGCGCGAGGCCCCCTGGCGTCGCTCCACCTCACGGGTGAATCGCCCTCGGACACGGGTGAATCCCCTCGCAATGCTCTCGTCGTCGATGCCCACTGGGACATCATGGCCAACTGAAGGATGCCCGCTCAGAGGCGACCGGGCTATGTCCGACATCGAGTTCACCTGCCGATTCACCCGGAGCACACGTGTCTGACACTGACGAACCGCTCGTTTCTGTCGTCGTCGCCACCGACCGAGGCGGCCCGTTCCTGGCCGAGGCGCTGCACTCGGCGGTCGGCCAGACCTACGGGCGGATCGAGATCGTCGTCGTCGACGACGGGGCGAGCGACCCCGAGACGATCGCCGCGATCGTCGCTAGGGAACCGCGTGTCCGACTCGTACGCCAGCGCAATACCGGCGTCTCAGTCGCCCGCAACGCGGGTGTCGCATTGACGTCCGGCGACCTGCTTGTGTTCCTCGACGACGACGACCGCTGGCATCCTGACCGGATCCGACGTCAGGTCGACGCCCTCCTGTCCAACCCCGATGCCGTCCTCTCGTACTGTGGGATGCGGAGCATCGACGCCCATGGCAGCGAACTCGTCGCGGCCGACCAGTTCCAGGTGGCCGATGCGCACGAGGTTCTGCAGCGGAGGACCGGCATCATCCTGCCCAACATCATGATCAGACGGTCGGCCTTCGTTCGCGTCGGAGGTTTCCACCCGGCGTTCAGGCGCGCACAGGATCTCGATCTCGTCCTGAAGGCCGCACTTGAAGGCGACTTCGTCTTCGTCCCCGACACGCTCGTCGACTACCGGACGCACAGCGGGAACAACACCAGCCGCCACCGTGAGCTCGTCCGCAGCATCGACCATGTCATCCGGCTGCACCGTTGGAACGCCCTTGAGAAGGGCCGCTTGGACATCGTCGCCGACCATGACATCAGCCTGCGGGCGAACGCGCGCTTCACGGCATGGTCGTCAGCCCGCGCGGCGCGGCGACTCGCCAAGAGTGGGCACGTTCTCGCTGCTCTCGGCGAGCTGCTCTGGAGCGTGCGGGCTGCTCCGACCGCACCGTTCGAGTGGGTTCGCCACCGCTTGCCGCGATGGCGAACGGACACACGTCAGCGACGCTGATGCACCCGCTCGTCAGAGGCTCAAAGAAGGGCAGGAGGACGGCAACACGCCATCCGGTCAGCACGGCGCCCTATGCGAGACGGCCGTGTCCGCGAGCCGCCCTGAGTCGCCACACGCCGTACCAGGCAGCATGTGTCATCGCCGTCAGCCGTCTGCCACGCAGGTCCTCCTTCGCCAGTTGGAGTGCATGCGCCCTCGCCGTCACGCGCCTGCGCCTGATCCCTCGCCGGGCGGCTGCCGCAGCCTCACCGAGACCGAAGACACGTGAGTGCCGGCGGTGGCGGGATAGCACAGCGCGCGCGGCACGGAACTCCTCTCTGTAGAGCGGGTTCGCAGCCGCACTGGTCATGACGAGTGGTTCATCGACGACGTCGAATGCCACGCCCCGCGACAGCAACCCCAGCCAGAGATCCAGTGGCTCCGCCGAGGCCGCACGCCGCGAGAAGCCTGCGTGCCCGACGAGCACGTCCGTACGAGCGAGCACCGTCGAGATGCAGAGGTCATCCCCGTCCAGCAGACGCTCATACGTCAGACGAGCCGCATACCTGTGAATGAGACTGCCGGGGTCGATGAACGCCGAGCAGACGACGGAGACATCCTTGCCAGAAGCTCGTTCAAGCTGGACCTCGAGCTTCTCCGCCGACCACGTGTCAGCGGACCTGAGGAACGCCACCCATGGTGCGCGCGACTGGGCAATCGCTCGATTGACGTCTCCGTAGAGATTGGATGACCGCTCCCCGAGCACCCGAACTCTTGGGTCGACCTCGCCGACCCATGCGAGGTCGTCGCCACGGCTACCGTCGACGACGATGGCTTCCCAAGTCTCCATCGTCTGGTCGAGCAGGGACGCGAGCGCCCTGCGCAAGCCCGCGTCACCATCCGTCGCCTGAACGACGATCGAGACTCGAGGAACCGCGGCATGCTCTAGCTCCGCCATGATCTCTCTCCCTGGTCGATGAACCCACACCAATCCTACGCAGATGCCGATACAACGAAGGCTCTGCAATGCGCGGGTCGCCGACACACAGAAGCCGAGTTCACCCGAGCGCGGGCGGAGTCGGTGACGATCTCTGGACTAGGGTCAGGGAAGGGCCGCCGGTGGGCCCAGGCTCCCCGGAGCGCTCCGAGCTCCACTGCGTCGAAGGCCAAGGAACCTAGGTGACGAGAAGCAGACTCCGAGTACTTATGAGCGTCGACCGCGTCGGCGGCATGGGCGGCGTCGAACGAATGTCCATCGAGATGGGCAGACGCTTGTCAGCTCGCGGACACCGCGTTGACCTCGTCTATCGTGAGGCCGTCTGGCCGGTCGCTGAGTTCGCAGCGTCGATGACCCATTCGAACGACCTGGATGGACGCCTCGAGCATCCGCTCAGAGCAGTTCGCGGGATGGCGCCGGCCGTGCTGGCTGGTGTCCGACATGCGCCTGACGTCGTTTATGTGAACAGGTTCGAGGACCTCTCGTTCGCGCTTCCCCTTCACATGTTGACCGGGGTGCCCATCGTCTGCCACTGGCACTACTTCTCCGGACACACGCGGATCGAACTCAAGAGCCGCGGCGTCAAGGCGTTCATCTCTGTCTCCCAAGCGACGGCTGATGAGTGGGTGGCGAAGGGAAATGTGGATCCACGAAGGATCGAGGTGATTCCGAACGGTATCAACACTCGAGACTTTCCCGTCACCGACGGCCCTGCCCGAACGACCGCCCGAGAGAGACTTGGCATCCGCCCAGACGCGTTCATCGTGAACTACTGCGGGCGCGTATCAACCGAGAAGGGTGTCGACGTTCTGGTCGATGCATGGGAGCGACTGGCGCTCCCGCCTGAGACACACCGGCTCATGATCGTCGGGGTGTCTCAGGAATGGGATGAAGCCACAACCGCCTACCAGAACGCTCTTATCGCACGCAACGTCCCCGGGATCGATTGGTTGCCGACGAGGGCGGACGTGCTCACGCCGCTGCAGGCTGCCGATCTCGCTGTTCTGCCCTCTCGCCACGAATCGTTCGGGCTCGCCATAGTAGAGGCACTGTCGACAGGACTCCCCGTCATCGCAACGAGGACCGACGGGCTTCCTGAGACCGTGCGCGACCAGGGCGTACTCGTGGAGCCGGACTCCCCCGAGGAACTCGCGGCCGCGATCAAGAGGCAGCTCACCATGGATGCCAACGCCGAGGCAGCCAGACACCGCCACCTGTTCGTGAATCAGGCGTACTCCATCGAACGTATGACGGACGCGGTCGAGGACGTCCTCTATCGCTCTGCACGTCGGGGCCGGAAGCGCTAGCCCTAGCTCGAACGGGTTCGCGTTACGCACCAAAGAAAGAGGGTCGGGCGACTTACCCGCCGAGACCCTCGAACCCCTATTGCCCAACGGGAACGCTGGGAACGACCAGAAGTCGGCCCCCGGCCAGCGACGACGCTCCCGCCCCCGCTGACCGACGGCGTGCAGCAGTCCCCATAGCCACCATGCCGAGCCGACACGACGCGCAGATGGCCCTTGGCCGTGCCGACGATGGCTAGAGCTGTTCCGATGTAGTCTCCACATCCCATTTCGGGCCGCCTCACGGCGACGGCGACGGACCCTCGCCCGGACCGTAGACCTCCAGCTCAGACAACCCCACGTTCACCGTCGAGGCAGACACCGACGTCACCTCGAACCGCAACGACGACACCAGCCGCCCCGAGAACGCCACCACCCACGCCGAACCATCATTCGGCAACGCCGGCACCACCACCGACGACCCATCCGAGAACACCAACCGACCACCAAGAACCTGGTCATCAGCATTCGGACGATCGAACAACGCCACCGACCCCACCAACACCGGCGACGCCCAGTCCAACTGGAGCCACGCACCAGCACCCTCAGCCTGCGTCGCCCACTCCTTCGTGTAGTCACCCGGGACACCCTCGAGCCCATCAACCACACCATCTACAGCCTTACCCGCCTGCTGCCCCCACTCCGGCGTCTGCGACGACGCAGACACCACCGCCGACCCAGCCACATTCCCCAACGGCGACGGATCAGGCGACGGCGACGGATCAGGCGACGGCGACGGATCAGGCGACGGCGACGGATCAGGCGACGGCGACGGATCAGGCGACGGCGACGGATCAGGCGACGGCGACGGACCCTCGCCCGGACCGTAGACCTCCAGCTCAGACAACCCCACGTTCACCGTCGAGGCAGACACCGACGTCACCTCGAACCGCAACGACGACACCAGCCGCCCCGAGAACGCCACCACCCACGCCGAACCATCATTCGGCAACGCCGGCACCACCACCGACGACCCATCCGAGAACACCAACCGACCACCAAGAACCTGGTCATCAGCATTCGGACGATCGAACAACGCCACCGACCCCACCAACACCGGCGACGCCCAGTCCAACTGGAGCCACGCACCAGCACCCTCAGCCTGCGTCGCCCACTCCTTCGTGTAGTCACCCGGGACACCCTCGAGCCCATCAACCACACCATCTACAGCCTTACCCGCCTGCTGCCCCCACTCCGGCGTCTGCGACGACGCAGACACCACCGCCGACCCAGCCACATTCCCCAACGGCGACGGATCAGGCGACGGCGACGGATCAGGCGACGGCGACGGATCAGGCGACGGCGACGGATCAGGCGACGGCGACGGATCAGGCGACGGCGACGGATCAGGCGACGGCGACGGACCCTCGCCCGGACCGTAGACCTCCAGCTCAGACAACCCCACGTTCACCGTCGAGGCAGACACCGACGTCACCTCGAACCGCAACGACGACACCAGCCGCCCCGAGAACGCCACCACCCACGCCGAACCATCATTCGGCAACGCCGGCACCACCACCGACGACCCATCCGAGAACACCAACCGACCACCAAGAACCTGGTCATCAGCATTCGGACGATCGAACAACGCCACCGACCCCACCAACACCGGCGACGCCCAGTCCAACTGGAGCCACGCACCAGCACCCTCAGCCTGCGTCGCCCACTCCTTCGTGTAGTCACCCGGGACACCCTCGAGCCCATCAACCACACCATCTACAGCCTTACCCGCCTGCTGCCCCCACTCCGGCGTCTGCGACGACGCAGACACCACCGCCGACCCAGCCACATTCCCCAACGGCGACGGATCAGGCGACGGCGACGGATCAGGCGACGGCGACGGATCAGGCGACGGCGACGGATCAGGCGACGGCGACGGA
Coding sequences:
- a CDS encoding glycosyltransferase family 2 protein is translated as MAELEHAAVPRVSIVVQATDGDAGLRRALASLLDQTMETWEAIVVDGSRGDDLAWVGEVDPRVRVLGERSSNLYGDVNRAIAQSRAPWVAFLRSADTWSAEKLEVQLERASGKDVSVVCSAFIDPGSLIHRYAARLTYERLLDGDDLCISTVLARTDVLVGHAGFSRRAASAEPLDLWLGLLSRGVAFDVVDEPLVMTSAAANPLYREEFRAARAVLSRHRRHSRVFGLGEAAAAARRGIRRRRVTARAHALQLAKEDLRGRRLTAMTHAAWYGVWRLRAARGHGRLA
- a CDS encoding glycosyltransferase family 4 protein, with translation MSVDRVGGMGGVERMSIEMGRRLSARGHRVDLVYREAVWPVAEFAASMTHSNDLDGRLEHPLRAVRGMAPAVLAGVRHAPDVVYVNRFEDLSFALPLHMLTGVPIVCHWHYFSGHTRIELKSRGVKAFISVSQATADEWVAKGNVDPRRIEVIPNGINTRDFPVTDGPARTTARERLGIRPDAFIVNYCGRVSTEKGVDVLVDAWERLALPPETHRLMIVGVSQEWDEATTAYQNALIARNVPGIDWLPTRADVLTPLQAADLAVLPSRHESFGLAIVEALSTGLPVIATRTDGLPETVRDQGVLVEPDSPEELAAAIKRQLTMDANAEAARHRHLFVNQAYSIERMTDAVEDVLYRSARRGRKR
- a CDS encoding DUF7402 domain-containing protein; the encoded protein is MRAVRAVGWGLALVVGAVGVGDAVASADTGCGGSLHVVAHEDDDILFQSPDLIGDVRLGSCSQTVFLTAGDAGRGRPYWDGREMGARAAYAQMAGQTTPVWTRSVETFAGHSVTRDHLDGTGVDLLFLRLPDGNSRGQGFPATGSESLYDLWSGEIPQTVTVDGQGTYTQEELIDTLHDIVSSFDPSLVRLQDDTDDDPSDHFDHRYGARFVLAALQGVDTQIVRYSGYGTLSQPENVTGVSRYDKAAAYLAYAVHDDDVCPVLDPCTQEYDEWIGRQYRVQGPVVFPTPTPPAQPQPEGPTGITTPPGNLAGQATVTASSEDTAEGSFASAAADGVLGGYPLDATKEWSSRLGGNGEWIEYDWASPVLVGSVALFDRPNADDQVLGGRLVFSDGSSVVVPALPNDGSAWVVAFSGRLVSSLRFEVTSVSASTVNVGLSELEVYGPGEGPSPSPDPSPSPDPSPSPDPSPSPDPSPSPDPSPLGNVAGSAVVSASSQTPEWGQQAGKAVDGVVDGLEGVPGDYTKEWATQAEGAGAWLQLDWASPVLVGSVALFDRPNADDQVLGGRLVFSDGSSVVVPALPNDGSAWVVAFSGRLVSSLRFEVTSVSASTVNVGLSELEVYGPGEGPSPSPDPSPSPDPSPSPDPSPSPDPSPSPDPSPSPDPSPLGNVAGSAVVSASSQTPEWGQQAGKAVDGVVDGLEGVPGDYTKEWATQAEGAGAWLQLDWASPVLVGSVALFDRPNADDQVLGGRLVFSDGSSVVVPALPNDGSAWVVAFSGRLVSSLRFEVTSVSASTVNVGLSELEVYGPGEGPSPSPDPSPSPDPSPSPDPSPSPDPSPSPDPSPSPDPSPLGNVAGSAVVSASSQTPEWGQQAGKAVDGVVDGLEGVPGDYTKEWATQAEGAGAWLQLDWASPVLVGSVALFDRPNADDQVLGGRLVFSDGSSVVVPALPNDGSAWVVAFSGRLVSSLRFEVTSVSASTVNVGLSELEVYGPGEGPSPSP